One Candidatus Woesebacteria bacterium genomic window, CAATATCAAAAAAATACCAATTTTCAACCATTTTTCTTTGAATAAAAAGGAGAGATAAAAAACAGAAACCAATAAAGAAAAATAACTTGCTCTTGAAAAAGTCAGGGAAACGCCAAGCAAAAAAAGAAAAGCTAAAAATATAAATCTTTTATGGCTAGTAGACTTATACTTCACCCAAGACAAGATAAAACCAAAAACAAAAATAATACCAGTAAAACCAGGGTCTAAAAAGGCGCCTGTCATTCGAAAAAGATGATCATCCCACCCCAAAAATTTAAGAGAGGTCAAATCAGGATAAAGAAAATATTGAACAAGACCAAACAAAAGAGAAAAAAATAAGACTGAAAGGAGGCTACCAAACAAAACTGCAATCATCTTCTTGTTTTCCCTCAAAAAATCAAATAATAAAAGGCAAAAACCCAAATAAAAGACAACTCTCGCAAAATATAAAAAGCCAATCAAAACTTCTCTAGTCTTAAATAAAAAGGCAGAATATATGAAAGAAAAAATAAAAGGTAAAAATAAAGTCCAAAGATTTCGATTTAAAAAGTAACCTTTTATCTTGCCCGAGAAAATAAGCAAGATGAAACCAATAAAGGCCAGGAAATCAAGAAGAATAAAGGAAACCCTAAAACCAAACAAGTTAAAATCAAAGGCCAAAAGACGCCCAAAGGGAAAGGCAACAAGAAAAGAGAAAACTAAAAACTCAACTATTTTTTGCTTTTTTGTAAGAGCCATAATTTACTCCAAGACAAAAACGAATGAAAACTCATCAAAAGAGAAAAAACCAAGCCATAATTGCCATCTAAAAATCCTAACTTGAAGATAAAATTATCTAGAAATTTAGATGGCGGACAAAAAATTATCTTAAACAAATTTGATTTTTTCCCTTCCTCTAAGTTGGAGACAGCATGAAGATCAGAGTAAAAATTAATCTTATCAATAAAATCTTTAAGACTGAAAGAAGTGTAATGATCAAGATAGTTATTCAGAGTCCCAACCTTTCCTTCTACTTCCCAAAACTCATGAACCTTGCGTTTCCAAATTCCAGAATTTTTCCTTGCCAAGCGTAAAACTTTATCATCTTTTGCCTGCCCGTATTTTATTTCCCTTCCCAAAAAAAATGTTCTTCTTTTCAAAAAATAACCTGAGATTTTGTTCAAAGGATCGTTGATTTTGCTTACAATTTCAAGTTTAAGAGATTCGGAAACTATTTCATCTGAATCAACAAACAAAACCCAATTTCCATTTGCCTTTTCAAGACCAAAATTGCGCTGAGAAGAAAAATCCCCAGCCAGTTTTCTTTGAAAGACTAAAGCCCCGAGACTTCTTGCAACCTCAACTGTCTTGTCTTCCGAAAAATCGTCTACTAAGATAATCTCATCACAGAAAGCCAAGCTCTCAAGACACAGCTTGATATTTTTTTCCTCATTCTTTGACAAAACGACAGCTGAAAGCATCATTTAATAATTTTAAGACTTTATCACACTCCAAACAACCAAAAACTAAAAAATCCTCCTAAGCAAAAGGAATACTATCAAAATCAAAAGCAAAAATAAGAAATGCCATTTGGAAAATCTGGCAAAAACTTCAACCAAAAGTGCGGGAGCTAGACCAAAATGCTTTTTAAAATAATAGAATCTGCTTTTCTTAAAAATTTTCTTTATATAGGGAGGGTCTTTTTTGCCACCAGACCAAAAATGAACAACTTCTGACTCAGGAATAATATATAACTTATAACCCAGCTTCTTAATTCTTATCCCCAAATCGCTTTCCTCAAAAAAAAGAAAAATATTTTCATCAAAACCGCCAATCCTTTCAAAAACATCCTTTCTAATCAAAAAGGCAGAACCAGGGACAACATCCACCTCTCTTTTTTGATTAAGAGGCAAATCTTTAAGCCAATAATCCCTTGATATTTTGTTATGAGGAAAAACTTTGTTCAGAAAAGAAAGAGCAACTATACCCCTAAGTGGAGTAAGTTCTCTTGACCCCAGCTGAGTAAAAATTTTACCCTTTTTATCAATCAAATTCGGAGCTACCACTGTCACATCCTTATTTTTAACCAAAAAATCAACTAAAGTGTCTATAGAACCAGGTTTGATTAAAGTATCAGGATTTAAGATCATTAAAAAATCACCATTTGCAAGGGAGGCACCTAAGTTATTACCAGCTCCATAACCAATATTTCCCGGAGATTTTACATACTTTATCCGATTAAACTGCTTTTTTACCTCTTTTTCTATCCTCTTTACCTCATTATTATCAACTACTATCACCTCAAAAGAAACTTTAGGCCTGTTTTCTTTAATTGATTTAAGACAACTAAAAAGTGCCTCTTTATCTTTATAATAAACAATAATTATTGAGACTTTTACTTTTGACATATTGCTATAAAAAATTCAGCATTTTTAATATCTGAGGTAATAGGAAAATCGGAAGTTTTAAGCGATTCCTGAGTCGCGCGGCCAAAGAAAGCTCCCAATAATTTCCAAATCTTTTCTTTCAAAGGTTTTGGCAGCAGTTTTCTAATACCAAAACTATCACCCTGCACCATTTTTTCTCTCGCTTTTTGTGACTTAAGAAAATCGTCGAAGGCACTCTTTGCCTTTTCGCTTTTTGACTGGCCCATTATTTCCACTCTCTTAAAATACTTCTTCAATAAAGAAGACAATTCATCATAACTATATTCCCTGATATGATAAGGGCTTCTTAATTTGCGGCCAACTCTTTTGGGCGTAGACATTATAAACTTGCCTTCTTTTTTTAGAACCCTCTTTACTTCAGAGAGCATTTTCCTATCATCTTCAATGTGTTCTAAAACTTCAAAAGAACAGACTGCGTCAAATTCATCATCTCCAAATGGCAAAAAGACAGCGTCGGCAAAAATAAAACTTGCACTACCTGAATAATGTTTCTTGGCATAAGATATTGCCTCTTTATCAGAGTCAACAGCAAAAACTTCAAAACTTTTTGAAAGCAAGTTGCTGCCATAACCTGTACCGCAGCCAAGGTCCAAAACTTTAATTCCTTTCTTAAGATTCGCTCGAGCGAATTCATAGCGCGCAAGTGACTCCTGAAACTGAAAATTAGCAGTAACACCCGGTATCACTCTTTCATTAAAATCCATCATAAAATCATTTTTCTTTAAAGACTTTAGCCAAATAATAAAAGACCAAAGGAAGAGAAACTAAAGTGCCAAAAAGAGCCGAAAAACCAGCTCCCACTATACCAAATTTAATTACTAGAGGAACAATAGTTAAACCAAGGCCCAAAATGCCAACTAAAGTAACTATTGTAGAATACTCTTGTTTATCAACGCCCAGGTAAAGAGAATGAGCAGAACTTGCAATAGACCTTACTATACCAAAAATAGATAGGACCTTAATTACAGGAACGGCAGAAAGCCATTTTTCCCCCAAAACTATTCTTACCAAAGGATCTGTAAAGAAAAATAAAATCAAGCCAAAAGGAACAACCAAAGCAGAAATTGTCAAGGTAACTTTATAAAAAGCCTTCTTTAACCTTTCTTTATCGTCTTTAATCAAATTATAAACAGGAAAGGTCACCTTGTTAAAAACCTGACCGACCTCGTAAACAGGAAGAGAGGAAATTTTATAAGCAACTTGATAAATTCCCAAAGATTGAGTTCCCATTATTCTCCCTACCACCCAATCATCACCCTGCTCAAAAAGATAGTTAAAGACACCAGCAAAAGTTAACCATTTGCCTCGCGAGATGATATACCTAATTTTTTCCTTCTCAAACTTAAATCTTGGAGTAGGTTTCAAAAAATAGAAGGAAAGAAAAACCTCAAGAAGGGCACTACCGATAAGGCCAATAGCTAGACTCAAAACAGACTTTGTTAAGAAAGCAAAAAGAATAGCAAGCGTTGCATCAAAAGAAAAAACAGAAAACCTTAAAAGAAACTCTTTTTTAAAATCAAGTTCCTTTTGAAAACTAACTATCATTGGGTTGATAAACCCTCTTAAAAAAGGCACTAAACTCAAAAAGAGAATTACATTTAAAGAAGCAGGACTGCCAAAGAAAAGAGAAACAGGATAACTAACAAGAATCATAAGAAAAGAAATTAACATACCGCGAAAGATAGAAACAACCCAAGCGGTATCAAGATAATGGACCAACTTTTTACGCGATTGGATTAAGACAATATTTACTCCTGTTTCTGTTATTACCTCAAGAAAAGCAAGTATCAAAGAACCAACACCGTAAATACCAAACTGGTCAGGAGTTAGAAGCCTTGCCAAAATGGCTATCCTTAAAAAAGCTATCGCACGCGTCGAAGCCCTGAGAAGACCCATCCAAGAAACTCCCTTCGCCGCATTTTTAAAGTATCCCACAGACAGATTGTAACCTAAAAATGGCAAATATTAAAGAAATTATCTTTCAAAAATTCCTTTCAGAAGACCAAGAATTACAGCAAAATCAGAAACAATCTGAACCAAAGGCAAATAAAGACGCTCTTTTTTCGTTTTTAAAACATCTCTCCACTTGTAAATCGGCCACAAAAGATAAAGCAAAAACAAAAAAGGAACCCAAAAATAGAATCGTGTAAATCTTAAAAACTGAACCGATAAAAACAAAAATAAAATATAACGAGCAAAGACTAAAATTATTTTAATATTGTGCGACATTAGGCCTTTGGATGGATGCCAGAAAATTTTGGATTTAATATCTCCACAGGCATAGCTTGAAACCTTGCCAAAGAATTCTTTAAGACTGAGCTTCCCCGGTTCTCCCCACACTACCCTAGCCTCTTTTGCCCTTGCAATTTTCACGCCAGATTTCACAGCTTTATAAAAAAACAAAGAATCCTCACCTGTTTTCTTTAAGCTTTCATCAAAACCCCTTAGCTTTTCCCAAACTTCTTTTCTAAAAGCGACACTTCTTGTTGAAGGCAAAAAAGAGATGGGGTCAAATCTTTCCTCAGGAACTCCAAGATAACAAGATATTACCTTTCCGAAAGGAGTTGGGGCTGGCATTTCATAAAAACCAGCAACTATTCCTATTTCTTTATGCCTCAAAAAATAGACAAGATTTTCAAGCCAATCACGATAAGGCTCGCAACCGGCATCAGTCAAGGCAACTATCTCATTTTTGGCCAGACTTATGGATAAATTTCTGCCCTGAGCAATGGTTGATTTCTCAACAACAAGCCTAATGCTCTTATCTTTCTTTTGAAAATGCCTGATTATTTCAGCTGTTTTATCAGTTGATCCTCCATCAACAATAACTATCTCATCAGGCTTTTTAGTCTGCTCCAAAAGCCCCTCCAATACCCTCCCAATCGTCTTCTCCTCATTCAAAACCGTCAAACAAACAGAAACTTTCATATCAAAAATCAAAACAATTAAAACATAAAATCTGTCAAAAATTTTCGATCAAGTTTTCCACAGCGTTAAATAAGTATCAGCCAATTTATCCCACGTTTGTTTCTTGACCCACTTGTAGCCTGGTTCTATTTTCTTTTCAGCCTCATTTGGATTAAGAGTATAAAATTCTACATACCTTGCCAATTCGCTAGAACTATTACATACCACAATCGACTTATAAAAAGGCGTCATCTTAAGATAATCTTCTTTCAAAGGATCGTCAAACATAGCAAAGACCAACTTCTTGCAAGCTAGAGCTTCTAAAATAGAGAGATAACCTGAGACAAAAGCAAATCTTGATTTTTGGATAAAATGAAAAGGGTCCTCCACAGCACCTTTATAAACTAAATTTTTACTCTCCTTTATTTTACTTTTATACTTTCCGTCACCCAAAACCAGAAGTTTAAATCTAAGATTTTTCTTAAGCAAAATCTTAAAAGTATCTAGATACTTCAAAAAACAACTTTGATCATCAAGTCGGCCTAAATAAACTGCGTCATAAATCATTTCCTCATTTGTAAATGGATAAAACTTTTTAAAATCTACTCCTCCATAAGTTACAAAACTCGGTCTGGTACCAAACCATTTTTCAATAAAAGATCCCACACAAATATTACCCCTAGTTAACTTCTCAGCCATCTTTTGATAAAAAATCGCTTTTCTGCTTAATGGAAAAGAAGGATAACCATGAAAGGTAATATACACAGGCTTGTTAGGAAATAAAAACCTAAACGGCAAGTACCAGATAAACACATCGTGTATATGAACAATTTCAGCTCTCTTAATTTCATCTAGATAATGAGAAAATAACTTAAACCAAATTAAAAGAAGCCCCACAAACTTAATCTTGGGATAATCAAATCTCAAAACCCTTACTTTACCCAGAAATTCATCATCTGAAAGATTTTCATTGTACTTTTCTGTGATTACAGTTACAAAAGCTCCCTTGTTGCACAAAACACTAGCTACACTAGATACGTGTCTCTCCACCCCCCCTATATGCGGATTGAAATACTTTGCAAACATCAAAACCCTCATTGGCTTTAAAAAACTAAAAAGATCATATTGACAACAAAATTAGAATCATGATTAACTGTAATAAATACAAGAGATTTCAATTTATGAGAATAAACAAAAATTTAATTTCAATCATTTTATCACTCTCACTCATAAATTACCTACTTTTACCCCGCTTAATAGCAAGACAGGCTGACGCACAAAACAGTGTACTTCTTTCTGACAATTTTGATGATGGCGATTCTGATGGTTGGGAAGAACATACTTTCAATGGAGATTGGTTTGTAAATAACGGTGAGTACTGGGGAACAGCATCTCCGAGCGGAACGATAAGCAAAAATTCTTACACTGTTAGAGGAGATACTTCTTGGAAAAACTATAGCTACTCTGTAAAAGTAAGAAGTGAGGAAAAAGATGACGCTGACAAAATTATATTCTTCTATTTCAATAAAGACCGAGCCGCATACGAGGTAAATCTCAGAAGCCAATACGACTCATCACATGGTAATGACATCGTACTATTTAAATCCCCCAACTTAGACTCTACAGCAGGCAGTATTCTAAGTCAAAAAAACATAGACAATTACCCAAAAACAGACTATACAATAAAAGTAGAGGCAAGAAACATTGGGGAAGATGTACAGATAAAAATATATGTAGACTCCAAACTTCTTATCGAATATACAGACAAAAAGACAGAAAACAACACCCCAATATACAATGGAGCAGTAGGTTTGTTGGTCTGGACACAAACACCCCACACAACAGCTTTCGATGATGTTTTGGTGAAAAGCCTAGACACACCACCAACCCCACACGTTGAAAAAGTCATTCTTGCTCCTGGGATGGGGGCAAGTTGGAACACAGAGGCGATCCTCAATTGCAAGCTTAATGGATATCAAGGTAATTGGACAATGGCGCCTTTTGCTGAAGACATTTATAACCCTCTGATCTCATCGCTTCAAGATAATGGTTTTCAAGTCATTCCTTTTTATTACGACTAGAGAAAACAAATTCAATCACACAGCACAAACATATCAAACTTAATAACAAACCTAAACCTTGGTGAGAATGAAAAAGTTGATTTTGTTGGTCACAGTATGGGTGGTCTTGTCGGCAGAGCCTATCTTGAAAGTGGCAGCGATAAAATCTACAAATACATTTCAGCAGGATCACCTCATCAGGGGACTGCTCTTGCCTACCCTGCGTGGTACGGAGGCGAGATATGGAATAACAGTTTGGTAACCAAAATCGCAGCCACACTTCTGATTAAGCGCTGCGGAATCAATCACAAAAACGATATGGAAACACTAAGAGAAATCGCCCCTTCTTTTCGAGATCTACTTCCAATTTATCCATTCCTCATAGATAAAAAAACAGGAATTCTCAAAGGTATAGACACAAATCAATGGCTTGGGAAAAGCGTGTTTCCGCCAACTGGGACAGCTACAATCATAGCTACTCTTTCGGGAAATGGTTTTGATACCCTAGAAAACATTATAACAAAAGAACCTTCTAAAAAGGAAAAGAAACTCGGTCTTTGGGAAGAAGGCAAGCCAGCAGGAAAAGAAACAACAACTAAGGGAGACGGAACTGTGCTTTCAAAAAGCGCCAAAATAGAAAATAAAAAGGTTACAAACTTTGAAATTAATCAAAACCATGGAGGTCTAGTGACATCACAGGAAGGAATAAATACCATCATAAATTTTCTTAAGGGAGAAAAATCAGCTCTATCAGCAACGTCTTTAATCACTGGTGAAGAACCAAAATCCGCACTGGTAATGATAGCCTACCCGTCTACTTTTGTCTCAATTGATCCTCAAGGGAAAATCAAAAGAGACAAACACAATGTGGTAACTCAAATTAATCCCAAATCAGGAAAATACAAAGTTGGCTTTCTTCCTCTTGCTGATGAATCAACTCTCCTTATCGGGCAATTCCTTAAAAATGGCGACTATTCCTGGAAAGAATACAAAATAAAAGGAAGATTACCTTTTGCCAAGACTATAAAATTTGACGAGAATACTCTCACTGAAAATCCCCTGCAATAATTAAGGTCTATTTTACTACATCTAATCATAAAGCCACGCGCTTTAGCGTGTGGATGTAGAATAGTTTAGATGGAGCCAAGAAAGCCACGGCCTTTAGGCCGTGGATTTTTTACTTCACAATTACAAAAAAATATTTTTATTTGTATCCGTGTACTAGTACACGGATACAACACACAAATAGATATCTGTCAAATATCAAGAATAAAGAATCTCTTACAAAAAATAGATCAGCGTATATCAGGCTTGCCACCAAAAATTAAAAAAGAAGCCGATACATAGGACACAAGAATAAAAATTATATATTCCGAAATTAAACTTTCTTGAACTTGAAAAAACAAACAACTACTTCCACCTGAAGCTTGACTTAAACCAGAAAAGCAATTTTTGGAGAACAATCAAAGATACCACAATCACAAAAAACAAAAGAAAGTAAAAGAGGTATCCTTTGGGTGAAAAATCAGATCCTACAAAGAAAGCGTGAGGGGCAATGATTAAAAACAAAACATAATTAAGGTAATGAAAATAGCGCCAGTTTTCTTTCCACCAAGGCCTACTTCTTAAAACAGCCGCAATAACAGCAAGAGTCAAAAGATAAAATCCAAATCTGCCAAATGAATAAAAAAGCTCAAGCTTTGTTCTGCAAAGAATGCAAAAATCAACAAAAACATAAAAAGGGTTAAAGCCCTTTTTGGCGACAAAATTGAAAAAAAGCAAAGAAAAAGTATGAAGTAAAACCAAAAAATAAGCCACCCTGCCCTGCCAAATATGGAAATTCATTACCCAACCACCCAATATTGAGGACCATTTTGGCCGATAAGCGCCTATTACTATCTGCACAAAAAGCAAGAATAAAGCCAAAGAACCGGATAATCTTTGCAATAAATTCAAAACAGTCAAAGCAAAGTTGTAACTTTTATAGGCAGAAATAGCTTGAAAAACACTATTCAAGATACTGAAAGAGAAAAACAAAATAACAGAAATATAAAAAAATAAAAAAATACGCGAGTTTTTATTCATATAACTTTAAGCAGTGCTCGTGCCTGGACTCGAACCAGGGACCTTTCGGATGTGAACCGAACGCTCTAACCAACTGAGCTACACGAGCAAAACAGGTTCTTAAACTAATATTTTAGCACCTTTTCATCAGCCATTTCCAGAATTGACAAAGAACTACAAAAGCCATAAAGTTAAATTTGTGTTTGGAATCAAGAAAGAAAAAGAAATACCTCTAGCTTTATCTTACGATGATGTGCTTTTAGTGCCCCAGCATTCAGAGATCAATAGCAGGCAAGATGTAGATCTGACTACTCAAATTACCCCTCGAGTTACCCTAAAAATCCCTCTTATCAGCGTTAATATGACTGATGTTACAGGAGTAAGAATGGCAGTTGCTTTAGGCCAACTTGGCGGCATTGGTTTTCTGCCTCGCTTTAACGCCATTGAAGAAGAAGTACAAATGGTAAAAGAGGTAAAACAAGAGGGAGTTAAAGTTGGCGCGGCTGTTGGCATAAGAGATGGGGAATTAGAAAGAGCTAAAGCTCTAGTTGAAGCAGGAGCTGATATTCTCACAATCGATGTAGCCCATGGTGCTCTGCAAAAAGCTATAGATGTTACAAAAACGCTCAAAAGACTCTATGGAAATAAAGTAGATATCGTCTCAGGAGTTGTAGCGACATACGAGGCAGCCTGTGATCTTTTTAAGGCAGGTGCTGATTCTGTTAGAGTTGGAGTCGGTCCGGGGACAATTTGCACCACGAGAATTACCACCGGAGCTGGAGTGCCACAGATTACTGCTTTGCTTGAAGCCGCAAAAGCAGCTCGAAAATTTAAAAAGACTATTCTTTGCGACGGCGGGACAAAAAATCCTGGTGACATTATGAAAGGGCTTGCAGCAGGAGCCTCAGCGGTTGTCATTGGCAGTCAATTTGCAGGCTGCGACGAATCAGAAGGAGAGATAGTCATCAAAGATGGCAAAAAATACAAGGCCTACAACGCCTCAACTTCAAAAGCTGAAAAAGAAAAACATACACAAAAGATAAACACCAGCTCAAATTATCTCAAGCATATTGAAGGAATTGAAAGCCTAGTTCCCTACCGTGGCCCTTTAAGCGAAATCGTTTCTTATCTAGAAGCTAGCTTAAGAGCCGGTTTTTCCTATTCTGGAGCCAAAAATATAAAAGAACTCTGGAAAAAGGCAAGATTTGTCCAAGTTACTCCTCAAGGTCAAAGAGAAAGCGGATATCATGACGTTATCCCCAATTTTGACAATTGACTATTACCACAATCTTGAATTAGTATTTAAGAGATAAAAATATGAGAACTATCAAAAAACTTGGATCTTTTTTCTTTGACATACTTCAGACGGTAGTGTTTGCTATCTCAATCTTTCTTTTTATCTATCTCCTTCTTTTTCAACCCCATAAAATCAAAGGAGATTCAATGCAGCCAAATTACCCCGATGGTGAATTTTTGCTGACCAATAAAGTCACCTACCGGTTTAATCCTCCGCAAAGAGGCGATGTTATCGTATTTAAGGCTCCTGCTAACGAAGAGGATGACTATATCAAAAGAATAATCGGTCTTCCAGGAGAAACAGTTTCAATAAAAAACGGTCATGTTTATATCAATGGAAAAATGCTTGAAGAAAATTATCTCGCAAGCACTCTTTACACAAGCGGAGGACTTTTTCTGCCAAATGATAAAGAAGTTGTTGTTCCTCAAGATCACTTTTTTGTCTTGGGAGACAATAGACCTTATTCCTCAGATTCACGGGCTTGGGGCTTTGTGCCAAAGCAAAACATCATTGGCAGAGCCTGGCTTGTCTATTGGCCACCGCAAAAAGCAGGATTTATCCCCAAAGTGGAATATAATTTCTAGTTAAGAAACTAAAGCTTTATATATTTTCTGAAGCCTTTCGTCTGTTTCCTCAGGAGTGCCTTTCAAAATAAAACTCACTCTTGTCTCCCGACGGGAACGAGAGAGTTTCACTTGGGTTGAGTTCTCTCGACCATCCTTCTCAAGTTTTTTCAAAGCCTGAAGCATTTCTTCCTGCATTCTATCTATTTCCTCTGAAATAATTCTCATTTGAGACTCACGCGCTTGAGGCTTGGGTTTTTGTCCTGCCTTATGCTTCATCCTCCGTGCCAATTCTTCGGCTCTTCTGACTGAAGCTGACTCTCGAAGAATAATCTTATAAGCTTCAATCATTAATTCCTGATCTTCAATGCCAGCTAGCGCTCTTGCATGCCCCTCTGTTATCAATCCCGAAAGCAAACCGTCTTTTAGAGCATCAGGTAAAGCCAAAAGACGAATTGTATTTGAGACATAAGAAACAGACTTTCCGATCTTAATCGCAACCTCGGAAGTAGTCATCCCAAACTCATTCATCAACCTCTCAAAACCTTTTGCTCTATCTATCGGATTCAAATCAACTCTCTGCACATTTTCAACCAATGCCATTTCAAGCATTCCTTTTGGAGTGGTTTCCCTAACAATACAAGGGACATGAGTCAAACCAGCTAATTTTGAAGCTCTCCAACGCCTCTCGCCTGCAATAATTTGATAACCAGCCGGAGTTTTAGCCACAACCAGGGGCTCAAGGACACCATGCTCTTTTATAGAATCGACTAAATCAACTAGACTTTCAGGGGTGATTGCGCCTCTTGGCTGCAAAGGATTGGGGTTAATTTCATTTACATCAAGCTGGATTACTTCTTCAGCCATATCAATTCTTAACTATATAAGCCTCTTTTTTACCCTCTATAGTCCTAAACTTAACAATTCCTGACTCAACCGCATATAAAGTATGATCTCTCCCAACCTTTACTCCCTTACCCGCTCTAATTTTAGTTCCTCTCTGGCGAACCAAAATCTCACCTGCTGAAACTTCCTGACCATCCGCCACCTTGAGACCCAATCTTTTTCCTTCAGGTCTTACATGTTGAGTTGTTTTTCCACCTTGTTTCTTCTTAGACATATTTTAAGACAATATAAACAAATTTTTCACAGCTGTCAAGAGGATTCATTAATATATATTTAGATATATTCTGTTAGAAGAACCGAGCTAAGCTAATTTAATTTCCTTAACTCTAACCTTAGTAAATAACGGCCTAAATCCATATCTTCTCCTATAGCGAGATTTAGCTTTGTATTTTAAAACCTCAACTTTTTCTCCCTTAACTTGATCTAATACTTCAAGAACAACCTTGGCTTTCTCTAAAACTGGCTTCCCCACTTCCACCTTATTGTCGTCATCAAAAACAAGAAGCACTTCGGGCTCTATTTTTGAATCTAAATTTCTATCTACTAAAATCTCTTCCCCTTCCGAGACTTCAT contains:
- a CDS encoding glycosyl transferase, group 2 family protein gives rise to the protein MMLSAVVLSKNEEKNIKLCLESLAFCDEIILVDDFSEDKTVEVARSLGALVFQRKLAGDFSSQRNFGLEKANGNWVLFVDSDEIVSESLKLEIVSKINDPLNKISGYFLKRRTFFLGREIKYGQAKDDKVLRLARKNSGIWKRKVHEFWEVEGKVGTLNNYLDHYTSFSLKDFIDKINFYSDLHAVSNLEEGKKSNLFKIIFCPPSKFLDNFIFKLGFLDGNYGLVFSLLMSFHSFLSWSKLWLLQKSKK
- a CDS encoding glycosyl transferase family 2, translated to MSKVKVSIIIVYYKDKEALFSCLKSIKENRPKVSFEVIVVDNNEVKRIEKEVKKQFNRIKYVKSPGNIGYGAGNNLGASLANGDFLMILNPDTLIKPGSIDTLVDFLVKNKDVTVVAPNLIDKKGKIFTQLGSRELTPLRGIVALSFLNKVFPHNKISRDYWLKDLPLNQKREVDVVPGSAFLIRKDVFERIGGFDENIFLFFEESDLGIRIKKLGYKLYIIPESEVVHFWSGGKKDPPYIKKIFKKSRFYYFKKHFGLAPALLVEVFARFSKWHFLFLLLILIVFLLLRRIF
- a CDS encoding Glycosyl transferase, group 2 family protein; the encoded protein is MDFNERVIPGVTANFQFQESLARYEFARANLKKGIKVLDLGCGTGYGSNLLSKSFEVFAVDSDKEAISYAKKHYSGSASFIFADAVFLPFGDDEFDAVCSFEVLEHIEDDRKMLSEVKRVLKKEGKFIMSTPKRVGRKLRSPYHIREYSYDELSSLLKKYFKRVEIMGQSKSEKAKSAFDDFLKSQKAREKMVQGDSFGIRKLLPKPLKEKIWKLLGAFFGRATQESLKTSDFPITSDIKNAEFFIAICQK
- a CDS encoding Lipopolysaccharide biosynthesis protein WzxC — encoded protein: MPFLGYNLSVGYFKNAAKGVSWMGLLRASTRAIAFLRIAILARLLTPDQFGIYGVGSLILAFLEVITETGVNIVLIQSRKKLVHYLDTAWVVSIFRGMLISFLMILVSYPVSLFFGSPASLNVILFLSLVPFLRGFINPMIVSFQKELDFKKEFLLRFSVFSFDATLAILFAFLTKSVLSLAIGLIGSALLEVFLSFYFLKPTPRFKFEKEKIRYIISRGKWLTFAGVFNYLFEQGDDWVVGRIMGTQSLGIYQVAYKISSLPVYEVGQVFNKVTFPVYNLIKDDKERLKKAFYKVTLTISALVVPFGLILFFFTDPLVRIVLGEKWLSAVPVIKVLSIFGIVRSIASSAHSLYLGVDKQEYSTIVTLVGILGLGLTIVPLVIKFGIVGAGFSALFGTLVSLPLVFYYLAKVFKEK
- a CDS encoding Glycosyl transferase, group 2 family protein/polysaccharide deacetylase family protein; its protein translation is MIFDMKVSVCLTVLNEEKTIGRVLEGLLEQTKKPDEIVIVDGGSTDKTAEIIRHFQKKDKSIRLVVEKSTIAQGRNLSISLAKNEIVALTDAGCEPYRDWLENLVYFLRHKEIGIVAGFYEMPAPTPFGKVISCYLGVPEERFDPISFLPSTRSVAFRKEVWEKLRGFDESLKKTGEDSLFFYKAVKSGVKIARAKEARVVWGEPGKLSLKEFFGKVSSYACGDIKSKIFWHPSKGLMSHNIKIILVFARYILFLFLSVQFLRFTRFYFWVPFLFLLYLLWPIYKWRDVLKTKKERLYLPLVQIVSDFAVILGLLKGIFER
- a CDS encoding glycosyl transferase, group 1 family protein codes for the protein MCNKGAFVTVITEKYNENLSDDEFLGKVRVLRFDYPKIKFVGLLLIWFKLFSHYLDEIKRAEIVHIHDVFIWYLPFRFLFPNKPVYITFHGYPSFPLSRKAIFYQKMAEKLTRGNICVGSFIEKWFGTRPSFVTYGGVDFKKFYPFTNEEMIYDAVYLGRLDDQSCFLKYLDTFKILLKKNLRFKLLVLGDGKYKSKIKESKNLVYKGAVEDPFHFIQKSRFAFVSGYLSILEALACKKLVFAMFDDPLKEDYLKMTPFYKSIVVCNSSSELARYVEFYTLNPNEAEKKIEPGYKWVKKQTWDKLADTYLTLWKT
- a CDS encoding Glycoside hydrolase encodes the protein MINCNKYKRFQFMRINKNLISIILSLSLINYLLLPRLIARQADAQNSVLLSDNFDDGDSDGWEEHTFNGDWFVNNGEYWGTASPSGTISKNSYTVRGDTSWKNYSYSVKVRSEEKDDADKIIFFYFNKDRAAYEVNLRSQYDSSHGNDIVLFKSPNLDSTAGSILSQKNIDNYPKTDYTIKVEARNIGEDVQIKIYVDSKLLIEYTDKKTENNTPIYNGAVGLLVWTQTPHTTAFDDVLVKSLDTPPTPHVEKVILAPGMGASWNTEAILNCKLNGYQGNWTMAPFAEDIYNPLISSLQDNGFQVIPFYYD
- a CDS encoding Glycoside hydrolase; its protein translation is MGGLVGRAYLESGSDKIYKYISAGSPHQGTALAYPAWYGGEIWNNSLVTKIAATLLIKRCGINHKNDMETLREIAPSFRDLLPIYPFLIDKKTGILKGIDTNQWLGKSVFPPTGTATIIATLSGNGFDTLENIITKEPSKKEKKLGLWEEGKPAGKETTTKGDGTVLSKSAKIENKKVTNFEINQNHGGLVTSQEGINTIINFLKGEKSALSATSLITGEEPKSALVMIAYPSTFVSIDPQGKIKRDKHNVVTQINPKSGKYKVGFLPLADESTLLIGQFLKNGDYSWKEYKIKGRLPFAKTIKFDENTLTENPLQ